In Dioscorea cayenensis subsp. rotundata cultivar TDr96_F1 chromosome 11, TDr96_F1_v2_PseudoChromosome.rev07_lg8_w22 25.fasta, whole genome shotgun sequence, a single genomic region encodes these proteins:
- the LOC120272584 gene encoding proteasome subunit alpha type-2-like isoform X4, translating to MDDSQYSFSLTTCSPSGKLVQIEHALMAVGSGQTSIGIKAANGVVIATEKKLSSILVDETSVQKSQLMTTNVGVVYRFSFLLKRHANCGMGPDFWVLVRKSRKRAQRYYRLYKETILVNCYARVHSIWCCEAIWSFPTCCWL from the exons ATGGACGACAGCCAGTACTCCTTCTCCCTCACCACTTGCAG CCCTTCGGGGAAGCTTGTCCAGATCGAGCACGCTCTAATGGCTGTTGGATCCGGCCAAACGTCAATCGGGATCAAAG CTGCAAATGGAGTTGTTATCGCAACTGAGAAGAAATTGTCCTCTATTTTAGTGGACGAGACATCC GTGCAAAAGAGCCAGCTGATGACAACAAACGTTGGTGTTGTTTACAGGTTCTCTTTTCTACTCAAGAGACATGCAAATTG tgGGATGGGCCCTGATTTTTGGGTTCTTGTAAGGAAAAGCAGAAAACGAGCCCAACGGTATTACCGTCTGTATAAG GAGACTATTCTTGTAAACTGTTATGCAAGAGTTCACTCAATCTGG tGCTGTGAAGCCATTTGGAGTTTCCCTACTTGTTGCTGGCTATGA
- the LOC120272584 gene encoding proteasome subunit alpha type-2-like isoform X1, translated as MDDSQYSFSLTTCSPSGKLVQIEHALMAVGSGQTSIGIKAANGVVIATEKKLSSILVDETSVQKSQLMTTNVGVVYRFSFLLKRHANCGMGPDFWVLVRKSRKRAQRYYRLYKVDPSGSYFSWKTSVMGKNVSNAKTFLEKRYTDDMELDDAVHTAILTLKEGYFIRWTAQLSLIT; from the exons ATGGACGACAGCCAGTACTCCTTCTCCCTCACCACTTGCAG CCCTTCGGGGAAGCTTGTCCAGATCGAGCACGCTCTAATGGCTGTTGGATCCGGCCAAACGTCAATCGGGATCAAAG CTGCAAATGGAGTTGTTATCGCAACTGAGAAGAAATTGTCCTCTATTTTAGTGGACGAGACATCC GTGCAAAAGAGCCAGCTGATGACAACAAACGTTGGTGTTGTTTACAGGTTCTCTTTTCTACTCAAGAGACATGCAAATTG tgGGATGGGCCCTGATTTTTGGGTTCTTGTAAGGAAAAGCAGAAAACGAGCCCAACGGTATTACCGTCTGTATAAG gttGACCCATCAGGTTCATACTTCTCATGGAAAACATCTGTTATGGGGAAGAATGTTTCTAATGCAAAGACTTTCCTTGAGAAGAG GTACACTGATGATATGGAACTTGATGATGCTGTCCATACTGCCATTTTAACTTTGAAAGAAGGGTATTTTATACGTTGGACTGCTCAGCTTTCCTTGATTACTTAA
- the LOC120272584 gene encoding proteasome subunit alpha type-2-like isoform X3 → MDDSQYSFSLTTCSPSGKLVQIEHALMAVGSGQTSIGIKAANGVVIATEKKLSSILVDETSVQKSQLMTTNVGVVYSGMGPDFWVLVRKSRKRAQRYYRLYKVDPSGSYFSWKTSVMGKNVSNAKTFLEKRYTDDMELDDAVHTAILTLKEGYFIRWTAQLSLIT, encoded by the exons ATGGACGACAGCCAGTACTCCTTCTCCCTCACCACTTGCAG CCCTTCGGGGAAGCTTGTCCAGATCGAGCACGCTCTAATGGCTGTTGGATCCGGCCAAACGTCAATCGGGATCAAAG CTGCAAATGGAGTTGTTATCGCAACTGAGAAGAAATTGTCCTCTATTTTAGTGGACGAGACATCC GTGCAAAAGAGCCAGCTGATGACAACAAACGTTGGTGTTGTTTACAG tgGGATGGGCCCTGATTTTTGGGTTCTTGTAAGGAAAAGCAGAAAACGAGCCCAACGGTATTACCGTCTGTATAAG gttGACCCATCAGGTTCATACTTCTCATGGAAAACATCTGTTATGGGGAAGAATGTTTCTAATGCAAAGACTTTCCTTGAGAAGAG GTACACTGATGATATGGAACTTGATGATGCTGTCCATACTGCCATTTTAACTTTGAAAGAAGGGTATTTTATACGTTGGACTGCTCAGCTTTCCTTGATTACTTAA
- the LOC120272584 gene encoding proteasome subunit alpha type-2-like isoform X2 has translation MDDSQYSFSLTTCSPSGKLVQIEHALMAVGSGQTSIGIKAANGVVIATEKKLSSILVDETSVQKSQLMTTNVGVVYRFSFLLKRHANCGMGPDFWVLVRKSRKRAQRYYRLYKVDPSGSYFSWKTSVMGKNVSNAKTFLEKRFEGQISGKNIETGIIGSDRKFRSGA, from the exons ATGGACGACAGCCAGTACTCCTTCTCCCTCACCACTTGCAG CCCTTCGGGGAAGCTTGTCCAGATCGAGCACGCTCTAATGGCTGTTGGATCCGGCCAAACGTCAATCGGGATCAAAG CTGCAAATGGAGTTGTTATCGCAACTGAGAAGAAATTGTCCTCTATTTTAGTGGACGAGACATCC GTGCAAAAGAGCCAGCTGATGACAACAAACGTTGGTGTTGTTTACAGGTTCTCTTTTCTACTCAAGAGACATGCAAATTG tgGGATGGGCCCTGATTTTTGGGTTCTTGTAAGGAAAAGCAGAAAACGAGCCCAACGGTATTACCGTCTGTATAAG gttGACCCATCAGGTTCATACTTCTCATGGAAAACATCTGTTATGGGGAAGAATGTTTCTAATGCAAAGACTTTCCTTGAGAAGAG GTTTGAGGGCCAAATTTCAGGCAAGAACATTGAGACTGGGATAATTGGCTCTGACAGAAAATTCAG gtctGGTGCTTAA
- the LOC120272584 gene encoding proteasome subunit alpha type-2-like isoform X5, whose translation MDDSQYSFSLTTCSPSGKLVQIEHALMAVGSGQTSIGIKAANGVVIATEKKLSSILVDETSVQKSQLMTTNVGVVYSGMGPDFWVLVRKSRKRAQRYYRLYKVQLYATITKIVSLIAGSYDLWCHSHQMVHIICGAFFLYT comes from the exons ATGGACGACAGCCAGTACTCCTTCTCCCTCACCACTTGCAG CCCTTCGGGGAAGCTTGTCCAGATCGAGCACGCTCTAATGGCTGTTGGATCCGGCCAAACGTCAATCGGGATCAAAG CTGCAAATGGAGTTGTTATCGCAACTGAGAAGAAATTGTCCTCTATTTTAGTGGACGAGACATCC GTGCAAAAGAGCCAGCTGATGACAACAAACGTTGGTGTTGTTTACAG tgGGATGGGCCCTGATTTTTGGGTTCTTGTAAGGAAAAGCAGAAAACGAGCCCAACGGTATTACCGTCTGTATAAGGTACAACTTTATGCGACAATTACTAAAATTGTTAGTCTGATTGCAGGATCTTATGATTTATGGTGCCACAGCCACCAAATGGTTCACATCATATGTGGAGCCTTTTTCTTGTATACTTGA